One window of the Lytechinus variegatus isolate NC3 chromosome 3, Lvar_3.0, whole genome shotgun sequence genome contains the following:
- the LOC121410937 gene encoding carbohydrate sulfotransferase 11-like codes for MASISKLALWCALILMFTFTILVYISPSRPSIQSSVLARITDRIHPEGVFSSQTTNKGREHENESLAVHVDIGSSREEASWNSSSFLKSSYSNDVAFMNAQREIQKRRQFNVKRVCKKYHPNPEADMAKHPPWNILVDDKYKLMYCYVQKVACTNWKKVFLVLSGQYNSTESIPQFFTNRQGAKSLKSLQSYPEEERRHILKTYTKFMFARHPFSRVLSAYRNKLAPDSTFTRAGKWQKKIGTKIISIFREDAEKARASRENFNSSEYDLSFGEFVKFIYTPRGQKNGNKHWRDLHISCLPCMINYDVIGKIETLEDDARYILKISGADKVVKFPSAEGSSPTNSSDPYLIQKYFTTLPHDDITNLYNRYLIDFLMFDYHATVDDVLDVR; via the exons ATGGCTTCCATTAGTAAATTGGCTCTGTGGTGTGCTTTGATTTTAATGTTTACTTTCACCATTCTGGTTTACATCTCTCCATCACGACCATCCATCCAATCATCAGTACTTGCTAGAATAACAG ATCGGATACACCCTGAAGGAGTCTTTTCATCCCAGACAACAAACAAAGGACGAGAACATGAGAATGAATCATTAGCTGTACAT GTGGACATTGGATCATCAAGGGAAGAAGCAAGCTGGAACTCCAGCAGTTTTCTGAAAAGTTCTTACTCAAACGATGTGGCTTTCATGAATGCACAGAGAGAGATTCAGAAACGTCGTCAGTTTAATGTGAAGCGAGTTTGTAAGAAATACCACCCAAATCCTGAGGCAGACATGGCAAAACATCCGCCTTGGAATATCCTTGTTGATGACAAATATAAGCTAATGTACTGCTATGTTCAGAAGGTTGCTTGTACTAATTGGAAGAAAGTGTTCTTAGTATTGAGTGGTCAGTACAACTCAACAGAAAGCATTCCACAGTTTTTCACCAATCGTCAGGGGGCTAAGAGTCTCAAATCTTTACAGTCCTACCCTGAAGAAGAACGAAGACACATCCTTAAGACTTACACAAAATTCATGTTCGCCAGACACCCATTTTCCCGTGTTCTGTCGGCGTACCGGAACAAACTCGCACCAGATAGTACCTTCACTCGGGCAGGAAAGTGGCAAAAGAAAATTGGCACCAAGATTATTAGCATATTTCGTGAGGATGCCGAGAAGGCTCGCGCTTCAAGGGAGAATTTTAACTCAAGTGAATACGACCTTTCGTTTGGTGAATTTGTCAAGTTTATCTACACCCCACGAGGACAAAAGAATGGCAATAAGCATTGGAGGGATTTACATATAAGTTGCCTTCCGTGCATGATAAATTATGATGTTATAGGTAAGATCGAAACACTTGAGGACGATGCACGGTATATCTTGAAAATAAGTGGGGCAGATAAAGTCGTAAAATTTCCATCAGCGGAAGGTAGTTCACCAACCAACAGTTCTGATCCTTACCTTATACAAAAGTACTTCACAACTCTACCACatgatgacatcacaaatctaTATAATCGCTACTTGATTGATTTTCTTATGTTTGATTACCATGCCACTGTGGATGATGTGCTTGATGTACGGTAG